In one Camelus ferus isolate YT-003-E chromosome 14, BCGSAC_Cfer_1.0, whole genome shotgun sequence genomic region, the following are encoded:
- the LNX2 gene encoding ligand of Numb protein X 2 isoform X1: MGTTSDEMVSVEQTSSSSFNPLCFECGQQHWTRENHLYNYQDEVDDDLVCHICLQPLLQPIDTPCGHTFCCKCLRNFLQEKDFCPLDRKRLHFKLCKKSSILVHKLLDKLLVLCPFSSVCQDVMQRCDLEAHLKNRCPGASHQRAALERRKTNKTQTETENESGTPVIEPPGTLSPEMDCSGMGMVPAERSLTSASLPAWTEEPGLDNPAFEESAADTTQQPLSLPEGEITTIEIHRSNPYIQLGISIVGGNETPLINIVIQEVYRDGVIARDGRLLAGDQILQVNNYNISSVSHNYARAVLSQPCSTLQLTVLRERRFGRAHGHPDGAPREEVFQVVLHKRDSAEQLGIKLVRRTDEPGVFILDLLEGGLAAQDGRLSSNDRVLAINGHDLKHGTPELAAQVIQASGERVNLTIARTGKPQPGHTVREAGTQSSSQHHAQLLGHSRPSSHKDLAQCVTCQEKHITVKKEPHESLGMTVAGGRGSKSGELPIFVTSVPPHGCLARDGRIKRGDILLNINGIDLTNLSHSEAVAMLKASAASPTVALKALEVQVVEEAAQGPEEQLSAVSENEYDASWSPSWLMWLGLPSALRSCHDVVLRRSYMGSWGFSIVGGYEENHTNQPFFIKTIVLGTPAYYDGRLKCGDMIVAVNGLSTVGMSHSALVPMLKEQRNKVTLTVICWPGSLV, from the exons ATGGGAACGACAAGTGATGAGATGGTGTCTGTGGAACagacttcctcttcctctttcaatCCTCTGTGTTTTGAATGTGGCCAACAGCACTGGACAAGAGAAAACCACTTGTACAACTACCAGGATGAGGTGGATGATGACCTGGTCTGCCACATTTGCCTTCAGCCTCTGCTGCAGCCAATAGACACCCCCTGCGGGCACACATTCTGCTGCAAGTGCCTCAGAAACTTCTTACAGGAGAAAGATTTCTGTCCATTGGACCGGAAAAGACTTCACTTTAAGTTGTGTAAGAAGTCTAGTATTCTAGTTCATAAACTTCTAGACAAATTACTGGTTTTATGTCCGTTTTCTTCAGTGTGCCAAGATGTAATGCAACGCTGTGATCTGGAGGCGCATCTTAAAAACag ATGCCCTGGAGCCTCCCACCAGAGAGCTGCcctagagagaaggaaaactaaTAAAACTCAGACAGAGACTGAGAATGAAAGTGGAACTCCTGTAATAGAGCCTCCAGGTACTTTATCCCCCGAAATGGACTGTTCAGGGATGGGCATGGTGCCCGCCGAGCGGTCCCTGACCTCAGCGTCCCTTCCCGCCTGGACCGAGGAGCCCGGCCTGGACAACCCCGCCTTCGAGGAGAGCGCCGCCGACA CCACACAGCAGCCACTCAGTTTACCAGAAGGCGAAATCACCACAATTGAAATTCACCGGTCTAATCCTTACATTCAGCTAGGAATTAGCATTGTGGGTGGCAACGAAACACCACTGATTAACATTGTCATCCAGGAAGTCTATCGGGACGGGGTAATCGCCAGAGATGGAAGACTCCTTGCCGGAGACCAGATTCTCCAG GTCAACAACTACAACATCAGCAGCGTGTCGCACAACTACGCGCGGGCGGTGCTGTCGCAGCCCTGCAGCACGCTGCAGCTGACGGTGCTGCGGGAGCGCCGCTTCGGCCGCGCGCACGGCCACCCCGACGGCGCGCCCCGGGAGGAGGTCTTCCAGGTGGTGCTTCACAAGCGCGACTCCGCGGAGCAGCTGGGCATTAAGCTCGTGCGCAGGACCGACGAGCCGGGCGTCTTCATCCTTGACCTGCTGGAGGGCGGGCTGGCAGCCCAGGACGGGCGGCTCAGCAGCAACGACCGGGTGCTAGCCATCAACGGCCACGACCTGAAGCACGGGACGCCCGAGCTGGCCGCACAGGTCATCCAG GCTAGTGGAGAGAGGGTGAATTTAACCATTGCTAGAACGGGGAAGCCCCAGCCGGGACACACTGTCCGAGAAGCAGGAACTCAGAGCAGCAGCCAGCACCACGCACAGCTGCTGGGCCACAGCAGACCCAGCTCACACAAG GATCTTGCCCAGTGTGTTACATGCCAAGAAAAACACATCACTGTAAAGAAGGAACCCCACGAGTCGCTTGGCATGACAGTAGCGGGGGGCCGAGGGAGTAAGAGTGGGGAGCTGCCCATCTTCGTGACCAGCGTGCCCCCTCATGGCTGCCTCGCACGGGATGGCAGGATCAAGAGAG GTGACATCTTGTTGAATATCAACGGCATTGATTTGACCAATTTAAGTCACAGTGAGGCTGTTGCTATGCTGAAAGCCAGCGCCGCGTCCCCCACGGTGGCCCTGAAAGCACTGGAGGTCCAGGTCGTGGAGGAGGCCGCGCAGGGCCCGGAGGAGCAGCTGAGCGCCGTCAGCGAGAACGAGTACGACGCCAGCTGGTCCCCGTCGTGGCTCATGTGGCTCGGGCTGCCCAG CGCCCTTCGTAGCTGCCATGATGTGGTTTTACGAAGAAGCTACATGGGAAGCTGGGGCTTCAGTATTGTCGGCGGCTACGAAGAGAACCACACCAATCAGCCTTTCTTCATCAAAACCATTGTCCTGGGAACGCCTGCCTATTATGATGGAAGATTAAA
- the LNX2 gene encoding ligand of Numb protein X 2 isoform X2 — MGTTSDEMVSVEQTSSSSFNPLCFECGQQHWTRENHLYNYQDEVDDDLVCHICLQPLLQPIDTPCGHTFCCKCLRNFLQEKDFCPLDRKRLHFKLCKKSSILVHKLLDKLLVLCPFSSVCQDVMQRCDLEAHLKNRCPGASHQRAALERRKTNKTQTETENESGTPVIEPPATQQPLSLPEGEITTIEIHRSNPYIQLGISIVGGNETPLINIVIQEVYRDGVIARDGRLLAGDQILQVNNYNISSVSHNYARAVLSQPCSTLQLTVLRERRFGRAHGHPDGAPREEVFQVVLHKRDSAEQLGIKLVRRTDEPGVFILDLLEGGLAAQDGRLSSNDRVLAINGHDLKHGTPELAAQVIQASGERVNLTIARTGKPQPGHTVREAGTQSSSQHHAQLLGHSRPSSHKDLAQCVTCQEKHITVKKEPHESLGMTVAGGRGSKSGELPIFVTSVPPHGCLARDGRIKRGDILLNINGIDLTNLSHSEAVAMLKASAASPTVALKALEVQVVEEAAQGPEEQLSAVSENEYDASWSPSWLMWLGLPSALRSCHDVVLRRSYMGSWGFSIVGGYEENHTNQPFFIKTIVLGTPAYYDGRLKCGDMIVAVNGLSTVGMSHSALVPMLKEQRNKVTLTVICWPGSLV; from the exons ATGGGAACGACAAGTGATGAGATGGTGTCTGTGGAACagacttcctcttcctctttcaatCCTCTGTGTTTTGAATGTGGCCAACAGCACTGGACAAGAGAAAACCACTTGTACAACTACCAGGATGAGGTGGATGATGACCTGGTCTGCCACATTTGCCTTCAGCCTCTGCTGCAGCCAATAGACACCCCCTGCGGGCACACATTCTGCTGCAAGTGCCTCAGAAACTTCTTACAGGAGAAAGATTTCTGTCCATTGGACCGGAAAAGACTTCACTTTAAGTTGTGTAAGAAGTCTAGTATTCTAGTTCATAAACTTCTAGACAAATTACTGGTTTTATGTCCGTTTTCTTCAGTGTGCCAAGATGTAATGCAACGCTGTGATCTGGAGGCGCATCTTAAAAACag ATGCCCTGGAGCCTCCCACCAGAGAGCTGCcctagagagaaggaaaactaaTAAAACTCAGACAGAGACTGAGAATGAAAGTGGAACTCCTGTAATAGAGCCTCCAG CCACACAGCAGCCACTCAGTTTACCAGAAGGCGAAATCACCACAATTGAAATTCACCGGTCTAATCCTTACATTCAGCTAGGAATTAGCATTGTGGGTGGCAACGAAACACCACTGATTAACATTGTCATCCAGGAAGTCTATCGGGACGGGGTAATCGCCAGAGATGGAAGACTCCTTGCCGGAGACCAGATTCTCCAG GTCAACAACTACAACATCAGCAGCGTGTCGCACAACTACGCGCGGGCGGTGCTGTCGCAGCCCTGCAGCACGCTGCAGCTGACGGTGCTGCGGGAGCGCCGCTTCGGCCGCGCGCACGGCCACCCCGACGGCGCGCCCCGGGAGGAGGTCTTCCAGGTGGTGCTTCACAAGCGCGACTCCGCGGAGCAGCTGGGCATTAAGCTCGTGCGCAGGACCGACGAGCCGGGCGTCTTCATCCTTGACCTGCTGGAGGGCGGGCTGGCAGCCCAGGACGGGCGGCTCAGCAGCAACGACCGGGTGCTAGCCATCAACGGCCACGACCTGAAGCACGGGACGCCCGAGCTGGCCGCACAGGTCATCCAG GCTAGTGGAGAGAGGGTGAATTTAACCATTGCTAGAACGGGGAAGCCCCAGCCGGGACACACTGTCCGAGAAGCAGGAACTCAGAGCAGCAGCCAGCACCACGCACAGCTGCTGGGCCACAGCAGACCCAGCTCACACAAG GATCTTGCCCAGTGTGTTACATGCCAAGAAAAACACATCACTGTAAAGAAGGAACCCCACGAGTCGCTTGGCATGACAGTAGCGGGGGGCCGAGGGAGTAAGAGTGGGGAGCTGCCCATCTTCGTGACCAGCGTGCCCCCTCATGGCTGCCTCGCACGGGATGGCAGGATCAAGAGAG GTGACATCTTGTTGAATATCAACGGCATTGATTTGACCAATTTAAGTCACAGTGAGGCTGTTGCTATGCTGAAAGCCAGCGCCGCGTCCCCCACGGTGGCCCTGAAAGCACTGGAGGTCCAGGTCGTGGAGGAGGCCGCGCAGGGCCCGGAGGAGCAGCTGAGCGCCGTCAGCGAGAACGAGTACGACGCCAGCTGGTCCCCGTCGTGGCTCATGTGGCTCGGGCTGCCCAG CGCCCTTCGTAGCTGCCATGATGTGGTTTTACGAAGAAGCTACATGGGAAGCTGGGGCTTCAGTATTGTCGGCGGCTACGAAGAGAACCACACCAATCAGCCTTTCTTCATCAAAACCATTGTCCTGGGAACGCCTGCCTATTATGATGGAAGATTAAA